The following proteins are encoded in a genomic region of Alosa alosa isolate M-15738 ecotype Scorff River chromosome 10, AALO_Geno_1.1, whole genome shotgun sequence:
- the LOC125301673 gene encoding uncharacterized protein LOC125301673 isoform X4, producing the protein MNPEQHMGASGSEDGELYLSENDLTGKVPSAPPLALGTAVLHARVKWPEGHIPRKDFALRKALQTWLRKDLGSAVEIEGLQLEDTTEWATVEIYPSTALDIVLDQQFAQLKLKDSRVITVQFHRDNSQSVTSIKDPEQHAVTETATSTSEEITLPVALTMAIDVQKLAPDIQEHLVEKFSKFNSGANTFTMSGSLPDVDEFFTEFCSTINPKTNGRGSALQSTLSKANSHMTVPLAHYWYLNQVHRNEMERLQQKYRVRIHSDVSMHVEADKGATSDSLANACQEFAELFQRCSDNLETISLPSVHQDPTVMIDFMKDILREERKLMLNVSAQNWSLFGPEENISTVQKIMDVKANMDDLRVKTKGGNPKSTASKELHKESERNKQREVQMPHASVQNVEERVKVSYPTAEKPPKKVLLKEVKSDALIDPLLTDGILMNDIHWEIMTNTFKMQIESIKTRFGVALMENRLKDSVTVRAVGNRASLEVNALRALMSLYQKVVTRAMCCPLQNVSLLQTEKVKMHLSDVHEQNPSLAVKEGSGSNGVWMLIGLPDHLCFAVREIEKKLGGPVFDEKHKDMIGFDRHTEFLRPFSDLPAWNGSEGYEEVQWGKGAASGEAIYEDVEEPRGADRGVLEGVGSPFLGKEILKGGNGSKWDKEDVCKKVFQKVERDQPDGTMTHLIKKSTLPGFKRCDTIVITYHIPSGIQSRNHPNPGRRFKGAHLTAYLPAIREGREVLELLRKAFKQKLVFTVGTSQTGGGDYVIWNGIHHKINTHGGPESGGYPDDNYLIRVREELRAKGIE; encoded by the exons ATGAACCCAGAACAACACATGGGTGCATCAGGCTCAGAGGATGGT GAGCTGTACTTGTCAGAGAATGACCTGACAGGCAAAGTACCCTCAGCCCCTCCTCTGGCTCTGGGCACAGCTGTGTTACACGCCAGGGTGAAATGGCCAGAAGGGCATATACCAAGGAAGGACTTTGCTCTAAGGAAAGCTCTTCAGACATGGCTAAGAAAGGACTTGGGCTCTGCAGTGGAAATAGAAGGCTTGCAGCTTGAGGATACTACGGAGTGGGCTACGGTTGAAATATATCCATCAACAG CTCTTGACATAGTTCTGGACCAGCAGTTTGCACAGTTAAAGTTAAAAGACTCCCGAGTCATCACTGTACAGTTTCACAGAGATAATTCACAATCAGTGACTTCAATAAAAGACCCAGAGCAGCATGCAGTAACTGAGACAGCCACCTCTACATCAGAGGAG ATCACTCTCCCAGTGGCCCTGACCATGGCAATTGATGTGCAGAAGTTGGCGCCTGACATTCAGGAACATTTAGTTGAAAAATTCAGCAAATTCAACTCAGGTGCCAACACTTTCACAATGTCAGGAAGTTTACCAGACGTGGATGAATTCTTTACAGAATTCTGCAGCACTATAAACCCCAAGACAAATGGAAGGGGCAGTGCTTTACAGAGCACACTATCCAAGGCGAACAGTCACATGACAGTCCCCCTTGCTCATTATTGGTACCTGAATCAAGTGCACAGAAATGAGATGGAAAGGCTACAGCAAAAATATAGAGTCAGAATCCACAGTGACGTCTCTATGCATGTTGAAGCTGACAAGGGTGCCACCAGTGACTCACTAGCAAATGCTTGTCAGGAATTTGCTGAACTTTTCCAAAGGTGCTCTGATAATCTTGAGACAATTTCCCTACCAAGTGTGCACCAAGATCCTACAGTCATGATTGATTTCATGAAGGACAttttgagagaggagagaaagttaATGCTCAATGTGTCCGCTCAGAACTGGAGCCTCTTTGGGCCAGAAGAAAACATTTCCACAGTACAGAAAATAATGGATGTAAAAGCCAACATGGATGATCTCAGAGTGAAGACCAAAGGAGGCAATCCCAAAAGTACAGCCTCAAAGGAGCTACACAAAGAATCTGAGAGGAATAAACAAAGAGAAGTCCAAATGCCTCATGCATCTGTCCAGAACGTCGAAGAGCGTGTAAAGGTCAGTTATCCTACTGCAGAGAAGCCCCCCAAGAAAGTGTTGCTTAAAGAAGTTAAATCGGATGCTCTCATTGACCCTCTTTTGACCGATGGGATTCTCATGAATGACATCCACTGGGAGATAATGACGAATACTTTCAAGATGCAAATAGAAAGCATTAAGACTAGATTTGGAGTGGCTCTGATGGAGAACAGGTTAAAGGACAGTGTTACAGTCAGAGCTGTAGGGAATCGTGCGAGTCTGGAGGTGAATGCTCTCAGGGCATTGATGTCTCTTTATCAAAAGGTTGTCACGAGAGCTATGTGCTGCCCTTTGCAAAATGTATCCCTCCTTCAAACAGAGAAGGTAAAAATGCATCTAAGTGACGTCCATGAACAGAACCCATCTCTTGCTGTCAAGGAAGGCTCTGGTAGCAATGGAGTCTGGATGCTGATTGGCCTTCCAGATCATCTATGTTTCGCAGTAAGAGAAATCGAGAAGAAGCTTGGTGGACCTGTCTTTGACGAAAAACACAAGGACATGATTGGATTTGACCGACATACTGAATTCCTGAGACCGTTTTCTGATTTACCAGCATGGAATGGATCAGAGGGTTATGAAGAAGTGCAGTGGGGAAAGGGAGCAGCCTCTGGGGAGGCAATTTATGAAGATGTTGAAGAGCCAAGGGGAGCAGATAGAGGCGTTTTAGAAGGGGTAGGGAGTCCATTTCTGGGAAAAGAAATATTGAAAGGAGGAAATGGATCAAAGTGGGACAAAGAAGATGTGTGTAAAAAGGTGTTTCAAAAAGTTGAAAGAGACCAGCCAGATGGAACAATGACACACTTAATCAAGAAATCCACACTTCCTGGGTTTAAAAGATGTGACACCATCGTAATTACCTATCATATTCCCAGCGGCATTCAGTCG AGAAATCATCCCAACCCAGGCAGACGTTTCAAAGGGGCTCACCTAACAGCATACTTACCTGCCATTAGAGAAGGACGGGAAGTGCTTGAACTGCTAAGGAAGGCCTTCAAACAGAAATTGGTCTTTACTGTTGGGACCTCACAAACAGGAGGGGGTGATTATGTGATCTGGAATGGCATCCATCACAAGATCAACACTCATGGTGGACCAGAAAG TGGCGGCTACCCAGATGATAACTACTTAATAAGAGTAAGGGAAGAACTCCGAGCGAAAGGCATTGAGTGA
- the LOC125301673 gene encoding uncharacterized protein LOC125301673 isoform X3: MNEDEGTTSNARKGEQELYLSENDLTGKVPSAPPLALGTAVLHARVKWPEGHIPRKDFALRKALQTWLRKDLGSAVEIEGLQLEDTTEWATVEIYPSTALDIVLDQQFAQLKLKDSRVITVQFHRDNSQSVTSIKDPEQHAVTETATSTSEEITLPVALTMAIDVQKLAPDIQEHLVEKFSKFNSGANTFTMSGSLPDVDEFFTEFCSTINPKTNGRGSALQSTLSKANSHMTVPLAHYWYLNQVHRNEMERLQQKYRVRIHSDVSMHVEADKGATSDSLANACQEFAELFQRCSDNLETISLPSVHQDPTVMIDFMKDILREERKLMLNVSAQNWSLFGPEENISTVQKIMDVKANMDDLRVKTKGGNPKSTASKELHKESERNKQREVQMPHASVQNVEERVKVSYPTAEKPPKKVLLKEVKSDALIDPLLTDGILMNDIHWEIMTNTFKMQIESIKTRFGVALMENRLKDSVTVRAVGNRASLEVNALRALMSLYQKVVTRAMCCPLQNVSLLQTEKVKMHLSDVHEQNPSLAVKEGSGSNGVWMLIGLPDHLCFAVREIEKKLGGPVFDEKHKDMIGFDRHTEFLRPFSDLPAWNGSEGYEEVQWGKGAASGEAIYEDVEEPRGADRGVLEGVGSPFLGKEILKGGNGSKWDKEDVCKKVFQKVERDQPDGTMTHLIKKSTLPGFKRCDTIVITYHIPSGIQSRNHPNPGRRFKGAHLTAYLPAIREGREVLELLRKAFKQKLVFTVGTSQTGGGDYVIWNGIHHKINTHGGPESGGYPDDNYLIRVREELRAKGIE; the protein is encoded by the exons ATGAATGAGGATGAAGGCACAACCAGTAATGCTCGCAAAGGTGAACAG GAGCTGTACTTGTCAGAGAATGACCTGACAGGCAAAGTACCCTCAGCCCCTCCTCTGGCTCTGGGCACAGCTGTGTTACACGCCAGGGTGAAATGGCCAGAAGGGCATATACCAAGGAAGGACTTTGCTCTAAGGAAAGCTCTTCAGACATGGCTAAGAAAGGACTTGGGCTCTGCAGTGGAAATAGAAGGCTTGCAGCTTGAGGATACTACGGAGTGGGCTACGGTTGAAATATATCCATCAACAG CTCTTGACATAGTTCTGGACCAGCAGTTTGCACAGTTAAAGTTAAAAGACTCCCGAGTCATCACTGTACAGTTTCACAGAGATAATTCACAATCAGTGACTTCAATAAAAGACCCAGAGCAGCATGCAGTAACTGAGACAGCCACCTCTACATCAGAGGAG ATCACTCTCCCAGTGGCCCTGACCATGGCAATTGATGTGCAGAAGTTGGCGCCTGACATTCAGGAACATTTAGTTGAAAAATTCAGCAAATTCAACTCAGGTGCCAACACTTTCACAATGTCAGGAAGTTTACCAGACGTGGATGAATTCTTTACAGAATTCTGCAGCACTATAAACCCCAAGACAAATGGAAGGGGCAGTGCTTTACAGAGCACACTATCCAAGGCGAACAGTCACATGACAGTCCCCCTTGCTCATTATTGGTACCTGAATCAAGTGCACAGAAATGAGATGGAAAGGCTACAGCAAAAATATAGAGTCAGAATCCACAGTGACGTCTCTATGCATGTTGAAGCTGACAAGGGTGCCACCAGTGACTCACTAGCAAATGCTTGTCAGGAATTTGCTGAACTTTTCCAAAGGTGCTCTGATAATCTTGAGACAATTTCCCTACCAAGTGTGCACCAAGATCCTACAGTCATGATTGATTTCATGAAGGACAttttgagagaggagagaaagttaATGCTCAATGTGTCCGCTCAGAACTGGAGCCTCTTTGGGCCAGAAGAAAACATTTCCACAGTACAGAAAATAATGGATGTAAAAGCCAACATGGATGATCTCAGAGTGAAGACCAAAGGAGGCAATCCCAAAAGTACAGCCTCAAAGGAGCTACACAAAGAATCTGAGAGGAATAAACAAAGAGAAGTCCAAATGCCTCATGCATCTGTCCAGAACGTCGAAGAGCGTGTAAAGGTCAGTTATCCTACTGCAGAGAAGCCCCCCAAGAAAGTGTTGCTTAAAGAAGTTAAATCGGATGCTCTCATTGACCCTCTTTTGACCGATGGGATTCTCATGAATGACATCCACTGGGAGATAATGACGAATACTTTCAAGATGCAAATAGAAAGCATTAAGACTAGATTTGGAGTGGCTCTGATGGAGAACAGGTTAAAGGACAGTGTTACAGTCAGAGCTGTAGGGAATCGTGCGAGTCTGGAGGTGAATGCTCTCAGGGCATTGATGTCTCTTTATCAAAAGGTTGTCACGAGAGCTATGTGCTGCCCTTTGCAAAATGTATCCCTCCTTCAAACAGAGAAGGTAAAAATGCATCTAAGTGACGTCCATGAACAGAACCCATCTCTTGCTGTCAAGGAAGGCTCTGGTAGCAATGGAGTCTGGATGCTGATTGGCCTTCCAGATCATCTATGTTTCGCAGTAAGAGAAATCGAGAAGAAGCTTGGTGGACCTGTCTTTGACGAAAAACACAAGGACATGATTGGATTTGACCGACATACTGAATTCCTGAGACCGTTTTCTGATTTACCAGCATGGAATGGATCAGAGGGTTATGAAGAAGTGCAGTGGGGAAAGGGAGCAGCCTCTGGGGAGGCAATTTATGAAGATGTTGAAGAGCCAAGGGGAGCAGATAGAGGCGTTTTAGAAGGGGTAGGGAGTCCATTTCTGGGAAAAGAAATATTGAAAGGAGGAAATGGATCAAAGTGGGACAAAGAAGATGTGTGTAAAAAGGTGTTTCAAAAAGTTGAAAGAGACCAGCCAGATGGAACAATGACACACTTAATCAAGAAATCCACACTTCCTGGGTTTAAAAGATGTGACACCATCGTAATTACCTATCATATTCCCAGCGGCATTCAGTCG AGAAATCATCCCAACCCAGGCAGACGTTTCAAAGGGGCTCACCTAACAGCATACTTACCTGCCATTAGAGAAGGACGGGAAGTGCTTGAACTGCTAAGGAAGGCCTTCAAACAGAAATTGGTCTTTACTGTTGGGACCTCACAAACAGGAGGGGGTGATTATGTGATCTGGAATGGCATCCATCACAAGATCAACACTCATGGTGGACCAGAAAG TGGCGGCTACCCAGATGATAACTACTTAATAAGAGTAAGGGAAGAACTCCGAGCGAAAGGCATTGAGTGA
- the LOC125301673 gene encoding uncharacterized protein LOC125301673 isoform X1, with amino-acid sequence MIMRVPNTSLLYHDCQMSLTPADHHFQRLCGVSGFPEDTVMNPEQHMGASGSEDGELYLSENDLTGKVPSAPPLALGTAVLHARVKWPEGHIPRKDFALRKALQTWLRKDLGSAVEIEGLQLEDTTEWATVEIYPSTALDIVLDQQFAQLKLKDSRVITVQFHRDNSQSVTSIKDPEQHAVTETATSTSEEITLPVALTMAIDVQKLAPDIQEHLVEKFSKFNSGANTFTMSGSLPDVDEFFTEFCSTINPKTNGRGSALQSTLSKANSHMTVPLAHYWYLNQVHRNEMERLQQKYRVRIHSDVSMHVEADKGATSDSLANACQEFAELFQRCSDNLETISLPSVHQDPTVMIDFMKDILREERKLMLNVSAQNWSLFGPEENISTVQKIMDVKANMDDLRVKTKGGNPKSTASKELHKESERNKQREVQMPHASVQNVEERVKVSYPTAEKPPKKVLLKEVKSDALIDPLLTDGILMNDIHWEIMTNTFKMQIESIKTRFGVALMENRLKDSVTVRAVGNRASLEVNALRALMSLYQKVVTRAMCCPLQNVSLLQTEKVKMHLSDVHEQNPSLAVKEGSGSNGVWMLIGLPDHLCFAVREIEKKLGGPVFDEKHKDMIGFDRHTEFLRPFSDLPAWNGSEGYEEVQWGKGAASGEAIYEDVEEPRGADRGVLEGVGSPFLGKEILKGGNGSKWDKEDVCKKVFQKVERDQPDGTMTHLIKKSTLPGFKRCDTIVITYHIPSGIQSRNHPNPGRRFKGAHLTAYLPAIREGREVLELLRKAFKQKLVFTVGTSQTGGGDYVIWNGIHHKINTHGGPESGGYPDDNYLIRVREELRAKGIE; translated from the exons ATGATTATGCGAGTTCCTAACACATCTCTTCTCTACCATGACTGTCAAATGTCTTTGACCCCCGCCgatcatcattttcaaagatTGTGTGGAGTCTCAGGCTTTCCTGAGGACACAGTAATGAACCCAGAACAACACATGGGTGCATCAGGCTCAGAGGATGGT GAGCTGTACTTGTCAGAGAATGACCTGACAGGCAAAGTACCCTCAGCCCCTCCTCTGGCTCTGGGCACAGCTGTGTTACACGCCAGGGTGAAATGGCCAGAAGGGCATATACCAAGGAAGGACTTTGCTCTAAGGAAAGCTCTTCAGACATGGCTAAGAAAGGACTTGGGCTCTGCAGTGGAAATAGAAGGCTTGCAGCTTGAGGATACTACGGAGTGGGCTACGGTTGAAATATATCCATCAACAG CTCTTGACATAGTTCTGGACCAGCAGTTTGCACAGTTAAAGTTAAAAGACTCCCGAGTCATCACTGTACAGTTTCACAGAGATAATTCACAATCAGTGACTTCAATAAAAGACCCAGAGCAGCATGCAGTAACTGAGACAGCCACCTCTACATCAGAGGAG ATCACTCTCCCAGTGGCCCTGACCATGGCAATTGATGTGCAGAAGTTGGCGCCTGACATTCAGGAACATTTAGTTGAAAAATTCAGCAAATTCAACTCAGGTGCCAACACTTTCACAATGTCAGGAAGTTTACCAGACGTGGATGAATTCTTTACAGAATTCTGCAGCACTATAAACCCCAAGACAAATGGAAGGGGCAGTGCTTTACAGAGCACACTATCCAAGGCGAACAGTCACATGACAGTCCCCCTTGCTCATTATTGGTACCTGAATCAAGTGCACAGAAATGAGATGGAAAGGCTACAGCAAAAATATAGAGTCAGAATCCACAGTGACGTCTCTATGCATGTTGAAGCTGACAAGGGTGCCACCAGTGACTCACTAGCAAATGCTTGTCAGGAATTTGCTGAACTTTTCCAAAGGTGCTCTGATAATCTTGAGACAATTTCCCTACCAAGTGTGCACCAAGATCCTACAGTCATGATTGATTTCATGAAGGACAttttgagagaggagagaaagttaATGCTCAATGTGTCCGCTCAGAACTGGAGCCTCTTTGGGCCAGAAGAAAACATTTCCACAGTACAGAAAATAATGGATGTAAAAGCCAACATGGATGATCTCAGAGTGAAGACCAAAGGAGGCAATCCCAAAAGTACAGCCTCAAAGGAGCTACACAAAGAATCTGAGAGGAATAAACAAAGAGAAGTCCAAATGCCTCATGCATCTGTCCAGAACGTCGAAGAGCGTGTAAAGGTCAGTTATCCTACTGCAGAGAAGCCCCCCAAGAAAGTGTTGCTTAAAGAAGTTAAATCGGATGCTCTCATTGACCCTCTTTTGACCGATGGGATTCTCATGAATGACATCCACTGGGAGATAATGACGAATACTTTCAAGATGCAAATAGAAAGCATTAAGACTAGATTTGGAGTGGCTCTGATGGAGAACAGGTTAAAGGACAGTGTTACAGTCAGAGCTGTAGGGAATCGTGCGAGTCTGGAGGTGAATGCTCTCAGGGCATTGATGTCTCTTTATCAAAAGGTTGTCACGAGAGCTATGTGCTGCCCTTTGCAAAATGTATCCCTCCTTCAAACAGAGAAGGTAAAAATGCATCTAAGTGACGTCCATGAACAGAACCCATCTCTTGCTGTCAAGGAAGGCTCTGGTAGCAATGGAGTCTGGATGCTGATTGGCCTTCCAGATCATCTATGTTTCGCAGTAAGAGAAATCGAGAAGAAGCTTGGTGGACCTGTCTTTGACGAAAAACACAAGGACATGATTGGATTTGACCGACATACTGAATTCCTGAGACCGTTTTCTGATTTACCAGCATGGAATGGATCAGAGGGTTATGAAGAAGTGCAGTGGGGAAAGGGAGCAGCCTCTGGGGAGGCAATTTATGAAGATGTTGAAGAGCCAAGGGGAGCAGATAGAGGCGTTTTAGAAGGGGTAGGGAGTCCATTTCTGGGAAAAGAAATATTGAAAGGAGGAAATGGATCAAAGTGGGACAAAGAAGATGTGTGTAAAAAGGTGTTTCAAAAAGTTGAAAGAGACCAGCCAGATGGAACAATGACACACTTAATCAAGAAATCCACACTTCCTGGGTTTAAAAGATGTGACACCATCGTAATTACCTATCATATTCCCAGCGGCATTCAGTCG AGAAATCATCCCAACCCAGGCAGACGTTTCAAAGGGGCTCACCTAACAGCATACTTACCTGCCATTAGAGAAGGACGGGAAGTGCTTGAACTGCTAAGGAAGGCCTTCAAACAGAAATTGGTCTTTACTGTTGGGACCTCACAAACAGGAGGGGGTGATTATGTGATCTGGAATGGCATCCATCACAAGATCAACACTCATGGTGGACCAGAAAG TGGCGGCTACCCAGATGATAACTACTTAATAAGAGTAAGGGAAGAACTCCGAGCGAAAGGCATTGAGTGA
- the LOC125301673 gene encoding uncharacterized protein LOC125301673 isoform X2: MRMKAQPVMLAKVNRLCGVSGFPEDTVMNPEQHMGASGSEDGELYLSENDLTGKVPSAPPLALGTAVLHARVKWPEGHIPRKDFALRKALQTWLRKDLGSAVEIEGLQLEDTTEWATVEIYPSTALDIVLDQQFAQLKLKDSRVITVQFHRDNSQSVTSIKDPEQHAVTETATSTSEEITLPVALTMAIDVQKLAPDIQEHLVEKFSKFNSGANTFTMSGSLPDVDEFFTEFCSTINPKTNGRGSALQSTLSKANSHMTVPLAHYWYLNQVHRNEMERLQQKYRVRIHSDVSMHVEADKGATSDSLANACQEFAELFQRCSDNLETISLPSVHQDPTVMIDFMKDILREERKLMLNVSAQNWSLFGPEENISTVQKIMDVKANMDDLRVKTKGGNPKSTASKELHKESERNKQREVQMPHASVQNVEERVKVSYPTAEKPPKKVLLKEVKSDALIDPLLTDGILMNDIHWEIMTNTFKMQIESIKTRFGVALMENRLKDSVTVRAVGNRASLEVNALRALMSLYQKVVTRAMCCPLQNVSLLQTEKVKMHLSDVHEQNPSLAVKEGSGSNGVWMLIGLPDHLCFAVREIEKKLGGPVFDEKHKDMIGFDRHTEFLRPFSDLPAWNGSEGYEEVQWGKGAASGEAIYEDVEEPRGADRGVLEGVGSPFLGKEILKGGNGSKWDKEDVCKKVFQKVERDQPDGTMTHLIKKSTLPGFKRCDTIVITYHIPSGIQSRNHPNPGRRFKGAHLTAYLPAIREGREVLELLRKAFKQKLVFTVGTSQTGGGDYVIWNGIHHKINTHGGPESGGYPDDNYLIRVREELRAKGIE; encoded by the exons ATGAGGATGAAGGCACAACCAGTAATGCTCGCAAAGGTGAACAG atTGTGTGGAGTCTCAGGCTTTCCTGAGGACACAGTAATGAACCCAGAACAACACATGGGTGCATCAGGCTCAGAGGATGGT GAGCTGTACTTGTCAGAGAATGACCTGACAGGCAAAGTACCCTCAGCCCCTCCTCTGGCTCTGGGCACAGCTGTGTTACACGCCAGGGTGAAATGGCCAGAAGGGCATATACCAAGGAAGGACTTTGCTCTAAGGAAAGCTCTTCAGACATGGCTAAGAAAGGACTTGGGCTCTGCAGTGGAAATAGAAGGCTTGCAGCTTGAGGATACTACGGAGTGGGCTACGGTTGAAATATATCCATCAACAG CTCTTGACATAGTTCTGGACCAGCAGTTTGCACAGTTAAAGTTAAAAGACTCCCGAGTCATCACTGTACAGTTTCACAGAGATAATTCACAATCAGTGACTTCAATAAAAGACCCAGAGCAGCATGCAGTAACTGAGACAGCCACCTCTACATCAGAGGAG ATCACTCTCCCAGTGGCCCTGACCATGGCAATTGATGTGCAGAAGTTGGCGCCTGACATTCAGGAACATTTAGTTGAAAAATTCAGCAAATTCAACTCAGGTGCCAACACTTTCACAATGTCAGGAAGTTTACCAGACGTGGATGAATTCTTTACAGAATTCTGCAGCACTATAAACCCCAAGACAAATGGAAGGGGCAGTGCTTTACAGAGCACACTATCCAAGGCGAACAGTCACATGACAGTCCCCCTTGCTCATTATTGGTACCTGAATCAAGTGCACAGAAATGAGATGGAAAGGCTACAGCAAAAATATAGAGTCAGAATCCACAGTGACGTCTCTATGCATGTTGAAGCTGACAAGGGTGCCACCAGTGACTCACTAGCAAATGCTTGTCAGGAATTTGCTGAACTTTTCCAAAGGTGCTCTGATAATCTTGAGACAATTTCCCTACCAAGTGTGCACCAAGATCCTACAGTCATGATTGATTTCATGAAGGACAttttgagagaggagagaaagttaATGCTCAATGTGTCCGCTCAGAACTGGAGCCTCTTTGGGCCAGAAGAAAACATTTCCACAGTACAGAAAATAATGGATGTAAAAGCCAACATGGATGATCTCAGAGTGAAGACCAAAGGAGGCAATCCCAAAAGTACAGCCTCAAAGGAGCTACACAAAGAATCTGAGAGGAATAAACAAAGAGAAGTCCAAATGCCTCATGCATCTGTCCAGAACGTCGAAGAGCGTGTAAAGGTCAGTTATCCTACTGCAGAGAAGCCCCCCAAGAAAGTGTTGCTTAAAGAAGTTAAATCGGATGCTCTCATTGACCCTCTTTTGACCGATGGGATTCTCATGAATGACATCCACTGGGAGATAATGACGAATACTTTCAAGATGCAAATAGAAAGCATTAAGACTAGATTTGGAGTGGCTCTGATGGAGAACAGGTTAAAGGACAGTGTTACAGTCAGAGCTGTAGGGAATCGTGCGAGTCTGGAGGTGAATGCTCTCAGGGCATTGATGTCTCTTTATCAAAAGGTTGTCACGAGAGCTATGTGCTGCCCTTTGCAAAATGTATCCCTCCTTCAAACAGAGAAGGTAAAAATGCATCTAAGTGACGTCCATGAACAGAACCCATCTCTTGCTGTCAAGGAAGGCTCTGGTAGCAATGGAGTCTGGATGCTGATTGGCCTTCCAGATCATCTATGTTTCGCAGTAAGAGAAATCGAGAAGAAGCTTGGTGGACCTGTCTTTGACGAAAAACACAAGGACATGATTGGATTTGACCGACATACTGAATTCCTGAGACCGTTTTCTGATTTACCAGCATGGAATGGATCAGAGGGTTATGAAGAAGTGCAGTGGGGAAAGGGAGCAGCCTCTGGGGAGGCAATTTATGAAGATGTTGAAGAGCCAAGGGGAGCAGATAGAGGCGTTTTAGAAGGGGTAGGGAGTCCATTTCTGGGAAAAGAAATATTGAAAGGAGGAAATGGATCAAAGTGGGACAAAGAAGATGTGTGTAAAAAGGTGTTTCAAAAAGTTGAAAGAGACCAGCCAGATGGAACAATGACACACTTAATCAAGAAATCCACACTTCCTGGGTTTAAAAGATGTGACACCATCGTAATTACCTATCATATTCCCAGCGGCATTCAGTCG AGAAATCATCCCAACCCAGGCAGACGTTTCAAAGGGGCTCACCTAACAGCATACTTACCTGCCATTAGAGAAGGACGGGAAGTGCTTGAACTGCTAAGGAAGGCCTTCAAACAGAAATTGGTCTTTACTGTTGGGACCTCACAAACAGGAGGGGGTGATTATGTGATCTGGAATGGCATCCATCACAAGATCAACACTCATGGTGGACCAGAAAG TGGCGGCTACCCAGATGATAACTACTTAATAAGAGTAAGGGAAGAACTCCGAGCGAAAGGCATTGAGTGA